Proteins encoded together in one Peribacillus asahii window:
- the brnQ gene encoding branched-chain amino acid transport system II carrier protein — translation MQQKISFSTYAIIGTMLFGMFFGAGNLIFPIQMGQLAGTNFWPALIGFLITAIGLPFMGILAFGLSGSNGLRQLAGRVHPLFGVVFSVALYLTIGPFFAIPRTATVPFVVGFEPYINPVHGSLYLGLFSFVFFTIVYYFSLNPAKIIDYIGKYLTPAFLVFLFILIVIAIVKPMGHFGKPTGDYSDLAFITGFKEGYNTMDALASLAFGIVVIQAIKGQGITNPKEIAKATWKSGIFAMVLMMLIYGLITYMGASSVSAIGTYDNGGLIFAAVAQHYFGSFGSILLAIIIVLACLKTSIGLITSCSEFFNHIFPKISYKLFVLVLCLMSFFIANFGLNNIIQYAVPVLMLLYPLAIVLILLALCSSLFGHKQSIYATTMFFTFCVSFFDGYSTLVDSLPGASLSLFESIKLFYMDNLPLYDIGLGWILPALVGAFIGFLWPTSSKKTAVQ, via the coding sequence ATGCAACAAAAAATATCATTTTCTACCTATGCCATCATTGGTACGATGCTGTTCGGAATGTTCTTTGGTGCGGGAAATTTAATTTTCCCGATCCAAATGGGGCAACTCGCTGGCACGAATTTTTGGCCGGCATTAATTGGCTTCCTCATAACTGCAATCGGACTGCCATTTATGGGGATTTTAGCATTTGGTTTATCCGGGAGTAATGGATTGCGTCAATTAGCAGGTCGGGTCCATCCACTATTTGGAGTCGTCTTCTCCGTGGCACTTTACTTAACCATTGGACCGTTTTTTGCAATTCCACGGACAGCAACAGTTCCTTTCGTAGTCGGTTTTGAACCGTATATCAATCCAGTGCACGGCAGTTTATATCTCGGCCTCTTTAGCTTTGTATTTTTTACGATTGTCTATTATTTCTCTTTGAACCCAGCAAAAATTATCGACTATATTGGCAAATATTTAACCCCTGCGTTTTTAGTGTTTTTATTCATCTTAATTGTCATTGCCATCGTCAAACCGATGGGTCACTTCGGTAAGCCAACTGGTGACTATAGCGACTTGGCCTTTATAACGGGCTTTAAAGAAGGGTATAACACGATGGATGCTCTTGCGTCACTCGCATTCGGCATTGTTGTCATCCAGGCGATTAAGGGACAAGGCATCACCAATCCAAAAGAGATTGCGAAAGCCACTTGGAAATCAGGCATTTTCGCCATGGTACTGATGATGCTGATTTACGGACTCATTACCTATATGGGGGCATCGAGCGTATCGGCCATCGGGACATACGATAATGGCGGTTTAATCTTTGCTGCAGTGGCTCAGCATTATTTCGGATCATTCGGCTCCATTTTATTAGCAATTATTATCGTACTCGCTTGTTTAAAAACGAGCATCGGACTTATTACGTCTTGCAGTGAGTTTTTTAATCATATATTTCCAAAAATAAGCTATAAATTGTTCGTTCTGGTACTATGTCTTATGTCATTTTTCATTGCCAACTTCGGACTAAACAATATCATTCAATATGCGGTACCCGTATTAATGTTACTGTATCCTTTAGCCATTGTTCTGATCTTATTAGCCCTTTGTTCATCTTTATTCGGCCATAAGCAGAGTATTTACGCAACCACAATGTTCTTCACTTTTTGTGTAAGCTTCTTCGATGGCTACAGCACGTTGGTCGACAGTTTACCAGGCGCGTCTCTCTCTTTGTTCGAATCCATTAAATTGTTCTACATGGATAATTTACCACTTTACGATATTGGACTCGGCTGGATTTTACCAGCTCTAGTTGGTGCGTTTATCGGTTTTTTATGGCCAACGAGCTCTAAAAAAACTGCTGTTCAATAA
- a CDS encoding acyl-CoA thioesterase: MNNIPEIDVYVRFCETDAAGHVNNTSYFIYMEEARTKFFKAVGYDKDNRGEMNFIVASAQCDYLAQAYANQTLTLSTRVSRIGTKSYTLAHEIKSADTGAMVAAGSAVIVCFNFQTQQSEVIPPELRSILEQCLVTV; encoded by the coding sequence ATGAATAATATTCCTGAAATCGATGTATATGTTAGGTTTTGTGAGACAGACGCAGCAGGTCATGTCAATAACACTAGTTACTTTATATATATGGAAGAAGCACGAACAAAATTTTTTAAAGCGGTCGGTTACGACAAAGATAATAGGGGGGAAATGAATTTCATTGTGGCCTCAGCACAGTGTGATTATTTGGCTCAGGCATATGCAAACCAAACGCTAACTCTTTCCACGAGAGTTTCCAGAATCGGAACAAAGAGCTATACATTGGCGCACGAAATTAAATCAGCAGATACAGGTGCAATGGTTGCAGCTGGAAGTGCTGTTATCGTTTGTTTTAACTTTCAAACACAACAGTCCGAGGTCATTCCGCCAGAACTGCGTTCGATTCTTGAACAATGTTTAGTTACAGTTTGA
- a CDS encoding thiamine pyrophosphate-binding protein produces MLGRDFFLKALKEYEVEYLFGNPGTTELPLIDGLVNYPDIEFIVSLHEDVCVGMAAGYAQATGKPGVVNLHAAPGLAHGMGNVYDAYRAGVPLIVTAGQQDTRLAIQEPALWGEMVSMVKDYTKWSWEVKNAQELPTVLHRAFKMALTEPMGPVFLSLPSDVLWQEVDTEPIPLTVVSSNTRGDLEAVQNAAILTRQAKNPVFLVGDQLASCGGLNEMVQFAEMIGAPVYVEHQCSRLNFPYGHPQYAGRCLPNGPYIEKVLKDADVVVFVGVTSQAPLLYFDRPIVQPGTKVIAINSGEWELGKNMHVDTAILANPRIAVKEITELIDLHASNEDRARFESLKEKTLLMKKQSDEQRLKELEGTRGQVPLSPAEVVYELNKALPENVLVVDESVTSGRFTHSYLELNQPGSLIALKGGGLGYGMPASLGAQLGRPDQRVVNVIGDGSSLYYIQSLWNAAKHNLPVVFVIMNNQSYMILKGGILNIDGESAKQNVFPGMDLNEPAVDFVSVAKGFGIDSIRIEKPEELQPAFEKAFNERKPILLDVLIDSTVRVFLK; encoded by the coding sequence ATGTTAGGTAGAGACTTTTTTTTAAAGGCTTTGAAAGAATACGAGGTAGAGTATTTATTTGGAAATCCAGGGACAACTGAATTGCCATTAATCGATGGTTTAGTGAACTATCCAGATATTGAATTTATTGTTTCACTACATGAGGATGTCTGTGTTGGTATGGCGGCAGGCTATGCGCAAGCAACGGGAAAACCAGGCGTTGTGAACTTGCATGCCGCTCCGGGTCTTGCTCATGGTATGGGGAACGTATACGATGCCTATCGGGCGGGGGTTCCTCTTATTGTCACAGCCGGGCAGCAGGACACTAGACTCGCTATACAAGAACCTGCACTCTGGGGCGAAATGGTTAGCATGGTCAAGGATTATACTAAATGGAGCTGGGAAGTGAAAAACGCTCAAGAATTACCGACAGTATTACATAGAGCATTCAAAATGGCCTTAACTGAACCGATGGGTCCTGTTTTCCTTTCTCTTCCTTCTGATGTACTTTGGCAAGAGGTAGATACAGAACCCATTCCTCTAACCGTTGTTTCCTCTAATACAAGGGGAGACCTTGAGGCTGTGCAAAATGCTGCTATTTTGACTAGACAAGCTAAAAACCCTGTCTTTTTGGTTGGGGATCAATTAGCAAGCTGTGGAGGTTTGAACGAGATGGTTCAATTTGCAGAGATGATTGGAGCTCCAGTTTATGTTGAGCATCAATGTTCCCGCTTAAACTTCCCTTATGGACATCCACAGTATGCAGGGAGATGTCTACCTAACGGTCCATATATCGAGAAGGTACTCAAAGATGCAGATGTGGTGGTTTTTGTTGGGGTAACGAGTCAAGCTCCATTGCTTTATTTTGACAGACCTATTGTTCAACCAGGAACCAAGGTGATTGCTATTAACAGCGGAGAGTGGGAACTGGGAAAAAATATGCATGTTGATACTGCTATTCTGGCAAATCCAAGAATCGCAGTTAAAGAGATTACAGAACTAATCGACCTTCATGCTAGTAATGAGGACCGAGCCCGATTTGAAAGTTTAAAAGAAAAAACTTTGCTAATGAAAAAACAAAGTGATGAACAGCGTTTGAAAGAATTAGAAGGGACGAGAGGACAAGTTCCATTATCCCCTGCTGAAGTCGTATATGAACTAAATAAAGCACTCCCTGAGAATGTTTTGGTAGTTGATGAATCCGTGACCTCCGGAAGGTTCACACATAGTTATTTGGAACTGAACCAACCTGGCAGTCTTATCGCATTAAAGGGCGGCGGTCTTGGATACGGTATGCCGGCTTCTCTTGGTGCTCAGTTAGGACGTCCTGATCAAAGGGTAGTCAATGTGATTGGGGATGGCTCTTCACTTTACTATATCCAATCTTTATGGAATGCCGCCAAGCATAACCTGCCAGTTGTTTTTGTGATTATGAATAATCAAAGTTACATGATTCTTAAAGGTGGAATTCTAAATATTGACGGAGAATCTGCAAAACAAAACGTTTTTCCTGGAATGGATTTAAATGAACCTGCAGTGGATTTTGTTAGTGTAGCAAAGGGATTTGGAATCGATTCGATAAGAATTGAAAAACCTGAAGAACTCCAACCAGCTTTTGAGAAAGCGTTTAATGAGAGAAAACCAATTTTGCTGGATGTTTTAATAGATTCAACGGTAAGAGTTTTTCTTAAGTAA
- a CDS encoding SDR family oxidoreductase encodes MTKSLFDLSGKTALITGGGSGLGRVIAEVFAEYGANVAVCSRKLHNCQETAEDLKNTFSIQAKAYECNVASEEAVADTVEAVLSDFCQIDILVNNSGATWGEKAENMPLEAWQKVLNVNVTGTFLMSKAVGNHMISRGKGKIINIGSVAGLKAEPPEVLNAIGYSTSKAAVHHFTKDLARKWAGYGVNVNAIAPGFFETKMTKHVLDQKEAAIINKNPMKKLGDPDSLKGAALFLAGNGSDYITGQIIAIDGGVSL; translated from the coding sequence ATGACAAAATCTTTGTTTGATTTAAGTGGAAAAACAGCGCTTATTACAGGCGGGGGAAGTGGATTGGGGAGAGTGATCGCAGAAGTATTTGCAGAATATGGTGCAAATGTAGCCGTTTGTTCTCGGAAATTACATAATTGTCAGGAAACCGCAGAGGATTTGAAAAATACGTTCTCTATACAGGCAAAGGCATATGAATGCAATGTAGCCAGTGAAGAAGCTGTGGCTGACACAGTGGAAGCCGTTCTTTCTGATTTTTGCCAAATCGATATTCTCGTCAATAATAGCGGGGCTACTTGGGGAGAAAAAGCGGAGAATATGCCGCTCGAAGCATGGCAAAAGGTCTTGAATGTAAATGTAACCGGCACATTTCTAATGTCAAAGGCCGTTGGAAACCATATGATTAGTCGCGGCAAGGGGAAGATTATTAATATCGGTTCCGTTGCAGGGTTGAAGGCAGAGCCTCCGGAAGTCCTAAATGCAATTGGATACAGTACAAGTAAAGCAGCGGTCCATCATTTTACGAAAGATTTAGCAAGAAAATGGGCGGGGTATGGAGTAAATGTCAATGCAATTGCACCGGGATTCTTTGAAACGAAAATGACAAAGCACGTACTTGACCAAAAAGAGGCTGCAATAATAAATAAAAATCCCATGAAAAAATTGGGGGATCCTGACTCACTGAAAGGAGCGGCACTTTTTTTAGCTGGCAATGGAAGTGATTATATTACGGGACAGATTATTGCAATAGACGGTGGAGTTTCTTTGTAA